In Candidatus Latescibacterota bacterium, the genomic stretch TATCAGGGAGCTGAGGATGTTTATCGAAGGCCTTGATAACGACAGGTGTATTTTCAGGAGCAACCATGCTTCCAATTATCTGGCACTGGCGGGCAATCTCCAGAAGGACAAGAAAGCTCTTCTGGCTACGATAGACACGGCTCTCGACAAACCTGAATCATATCTCCGGGATGAGTGGATGAGGGGGCTCTGAGTTTCTGCGCGGTGTTATCTCGATGACAGGATCTTTCGGAACCACGAGTCGGAGATATATGTGTCGTATTCGACTTTTTCCCCACCCCAGCTTTCTTTGTAGTCAATCAGGCTTTGTGCGTACCTGGGGGACGATCCGAGGTTTATCTTTTTTATTCCCGCTTTATTTCCCATCTGGATGCCATCGAACATCAGGACATGGTTGGGTTTGAGGTGTCTGTACTCGTAATCGGACACCACCTGCCAGCTGAACAGAGTGTCATGATAGATGAATTTGATGCTCGATCCGATCATCCGGTCTTTGTACACAAGGCTTTTCCAGTAAAGGATGTCCGTTCCACCGAGGTGCTTGAGAATGCTGTTGAAGAAATGCCTGCTGTACAGGGGCCTTATCGATCCGTGTCTTTTCTCGGTCATCTCGTAGATCTTGTAGAATTCCTTTACATGTTCCTTCGTTGAGATCTCGACCAGACTGGTGTCGGCTTTTAATCCAGAGCGTATATGCCGCCCGACACTCTTTCTGCTCGGAAAGTGGGGGCCGTTTCCGTTGAGTTTGATGATATGAGTGAAAGATTCCGTGTGACTGAGGAAAGGTTCGCTCAATCTGGAAAAATTCCTGTTAAAATCAGTTATCGCTATTCTGGAGAATCGACCCTTCTTGAGATATATTACGAGGTGAACGTAGAATTCGTCTCTTTGAGTATCATCGGTCCCTTCAGCCATAACGACTTCTCCATATGTGCCGTATGGCATGGAGTAGAATGATCTCATGCCGAATTTTTTTGTGATCACTGCGGGCATTCCGGCCACCAGACGGTCGTTTTCATATCCGCAGAGGAATTCCGCATGAGCTCCTGGAGAGAGTCCGTCTACACATGTATCGATCCATTGGTGACTGTGGAAAAAGGAACTGGTGCAAGTCAACTTTTCCCACTCATCAATGTTGAGATTTTTTCGGTCGATTATCCTGAAATCCATTATATCTCCGGGAATGTCTTCGGGTGTACAAACCGGGCCGCGCTGAATTCTGCTATGATTATATGTAATCTTGCTGCGCCTGATTCCTGTCAAGCGAATCTAATATATAGGTGAATTATAGTCAATACCTTAAGGTAATGTAGCTTTTATACATGCCACTGGGATCT encodes the following:
- a CDS encoding GNAT family N-acetyltransferase — translated: MDFRIIDRKNLNIDEWEKLTCTSSFFHSHQWIDTCVDGLSPGAHAEFLCGYENDRLVAGMPAVITKKFGMRSFYSMPYGTYGEVVMAEGTDDTQRDEFYVHLVIYLKKGRFSRIAITDFNRNFSRLSEPFLSHTESFTHIIKLNGNGPHFPSRKSVGRHIRSGLKADTSLVEISTKEHVKEFYKIYEMTEKRHGSIRPLYSRHFFNSILKHLGGTDILYWKSLVYKDRMIGSSIKFIYHDTLFSWQVVSDYEYRHLKPNHVLMFDGIQMGNKAGIKKINLGSSPRYAQSLIDYKESWGGEKVEYDTYISDSWFRKILSSR